From a region of the Pseudoxanthomonas sp. X-1 genome:
- a CDS encoding helix-turn-helix domain-containing protein: protein MDIAHRRQRFAGRFNKALEASGRSALSDGDLLKLFGRHGIAVTTQTVSNWRNGKHMPRLEQIEGLAEALGIEAAELAFGGRQLRLGEKMSEAWHPGNAEERTLVEGLALLDQDEKALVHQLVRVLGQRHAGKRRGRPKRA from the coding sequence ATGGATATCGCGCACAGACGGCAACGCTTCGCCGGCCGTTTCAACAAGGCGCTCGAAGCGTCGGGCCGCTCCGCGCTCAGCGACGGCGACCTGCTCAAGCTGTTCGGCCGTCACGGTATCGCGGTGACCACCCAGACCGTGTCCAACTGGCGCAACGGCAAGCACATGCCGCGGCTGGAGCAGATCGAGGGCCTGGCCGAGGCCCTGGGCATCGAAGCCGCGGAACTGGCCTTCGGCGGCAGGCAGCTGCGCCTGGGCGAGAAGATGAGCGAGGCCTGGCATCCCGGAAATGCCGAGGAGCGCACCCTGGTCGAGGGCCTGGCGCTGCTGGACCAGGACGAGAAGGCGCTGGTGCACCAGCTGGTGCGCGTGCTGGGCCAGCGCCATGCAGGCAAGCGCCGCGGCCGCCCCAAGCGCGCCTGA
- a CDS encoding GNAT family N-acetyltransferase, whose product MKIIVRDAAAADAPALRALFLASRRATFVWQPAGAFRLTDFDTQTEGERLRVAEVGGQIAGFVSVWEPDRFIHHLHVHRTHHRGGVGRALLHALPGWPATRYRLKCLCANAPALAFYAACGFVEIGAGSAADGEYLLLESGGRDGP is encoded by the coding sequence ATGAAGATCATCGTGCGCGACGCGGCGGCGGCCGATGCACCGGCCCTGCGCGCGCTGTTCCTGGCCTCACGCCGCGCGACCTTCGTCTGGCAGCCGGCCGGTGCGTTCCGGCTGACCGACTTCGACACCCAGACCGAAGGCGAGCGGCTCAGGGTCGCTGAGGTCGGCGGGCAAATCGCCGGCTTCGTGTCCGTCTGGGAGCCCGACCGTTTCATCCACCACCTGCACGTGCACCGTACGCACCACCGCGGCGGCGTCGGGCGCGCGCTGCTGCACGCGCTGCCGGGCTGGCCGGCCACCCGCTACCGGCTCAAGTGCCTGTGCGCCAACGCACCGGCGCTGGCGTTCTATGCGGCGTGCGGCTTCGTCGAGATCGGCGCCGGCAGCGCGGCCGACGGCGAGTATCTGCTGCTGGAGTCCGGCGGCCGGGACGGCCCATGA
- the rpiA gene encoding ribose-5-phosphate isomerase RpiA gives MTEAKRLAAEKAMDYLEDGMIVGVGTGSTVAYFIDALGREPSRIKGAVSSSEQSTARLKAHGIEVLDLNHTGTLSLYVDGADECDPRKCLIKGGGAALTREKIIAQASARFVCIVDPSKQVPVLGRFPLPVEVIPMARSLVAREILALTGGQPVWRDGVVTDNGNVVLDVHNLSITDPVAMETALNQIPGVVSVGLFARRPADVVIVGGEPPQVL, from the coding sequence ATGACCGAAGCCAAGCGCCTGGCCGCCGAAAAAGCCATGGATTACCTCGAAGACGGCATGATCGTCGGTGTCGGCACCGGCTCGACCGTGGCCTACTTCATCGACGCGCTCGGCCGCGAGCCCTCGCGCATCAAGGGCGCGGTGTCCAGCTCCGAGCAGAGCACCGCGCGGCTGAAGGCGCACGGCATCGAGGTGCTGGACCTCAACCACACCGGCACCCTGTCGCTGTACGTGGACGGCGCCGACGAATGCGATCCGCGCAAATGCCTGATCAAGGGCGGCGGCGCGGCGCTGACGCGCGAGAAGATCATCGCCCAGGCCAGCGCGCGCTTCGTGTGCATCGTCGACCCGTCCAAGCAGGTGCCGGTGCTGGGCCGCTTCCCGCTGCCGGTGGAGGTGATCCCGATGGCGCGCAGCCTGGTGGCGCGGGAAATCCTGGCCTTGACCGGCGGCCAGCCGGTCTGGCGCGACGGCGTGGTCACCGACAACGGCAACGTGGTGCTGGACGTGCACAACCTGTCGATCACCGACCCGGTGGCGATGGAGACCGCGCTCAACCAGATCCCGGGCGTGGTCAGCGTCGGTCTGTTCGCGCGCCGCCCGGCCGACGTGGTCATCGTCGGCGGCGAGCCGCCGCAGGTGCTGTAA
- a CDS encoding EVE domain-containing protein: MTARRRYWLMKSEPDDFSIDDLRRVGTEPWTGVRNYQARNFMKAMQVGDGVLFYHSNAEVPGIYGVAEVATPAYPDPSQFDKQSKYYDPKSDPAQPRWELVDVKYVRHLKRGVSLAQIREHADALGEDFALIRKGTRLSVLPVTAAQWKLLLSLEQA; this comes from the coding sequence ATGACCGCCCGCCGCCGCTACTGGCTGATGAAGTCCGAACCGGACGACTTCTCCATCGATGACCTGCGACGCGTGGGCACCGAGCCGTGGACCGGCGTGCGCAACTACCAGGCGCGCAACTTCATGAAGGCCATGCAGGTCGGCGACGGCGTGCTGTTCTACCACTCCAATGCCGAGGTGCCGGGCATCTACGGCGTGGCCGAGGTGGCGACCCCGGCCTATCCCGACCCGAGCCAGTTCGACAAGCAGTCCAAGTACTACGACCCCAAATCCGATCCGGCGCAGCCGCGCTGGGAACTGGTGGACGTCAAGTACGTGCGCCACCTCAAGCGCGGCGTCAGCCTGGCGCAGATCCGCGAGCATGCCGATGCGCTCGGCGAGGACTTCGCGCTGATCCGCAAGGGCACGCGGCTGTCGGTGCTGCCGGTGACGGCGGCGCAGTGGAAGCTGCTGCTGTCCCTGGAGCAGGCGTGA